The DNA sequence AGAGGCTGTTTCACGTGAAACATCTCGTTTGCAAAATATTTGGGTGGGCCCTAAGAGCGAGGCCGCTCCTTTTGTCTCGCAATTGTTGGGACAAGACCTTTCCCATGAATGTAGTTTGGCTGAGCTTTTAAGGCGTCCAGGCATTACTTATGAAGCAATTACTACTCTAGGCGATGGAATGTGGGCCCTAGAATCATTGGATGAAGATCTTGGGCTGGCTGCTCAAATAAGCGACCAAGTAGAGATTTCTGTTAAATATCAGGGCTACATTGAGCGTCAGGCAACCGAAATTGCTCGTCAAGAACATAATGAGACATTCCCTCTCCCGGGATCACTCGATTATTCGCAGGTTGTTGGTTTGTCCATAGAGGTACAACAAAAGCTTAACTTACATAAACCTGAAACATTGGGTCAAGCCGGTCGTATTTCAGGAGTAACTCCCGCAGCCCTCTCCCTTTTGTTGGTGCATCTGAAAAAAGGCTTGGGGCGCACTCAAGAAACGCATGAGTGAGGGGCTTCTTGCTTTAGGAATTGAGGATCTTGGCCTCGAATTAAGTTCGACCAATATTGCTGATTTAGAGCTGTTTTTGCAGGAAATGGGTCGTTGGAACCAGGTTCACAATCTCACGGCAATTGAGGGTGAGAAAGATTCTATACGGTTGCATCTTATTGATTCTATTGCGGTTTTGCCGGTATTAAGAGAGTTTTTAAAAGGCCGCTCACCTAAAATTGCCGACCTAGGCTCTGGTGGTGGACTGCCGGCGATTCCGATTGCGATTGTTCAGACGGAGTGGCAACTTTCTTTGATTGAGGCCATCCGTAAAAAGACAGCATTCTTGCAGCATGTGCGCGGGAAGTTAAAACTCAAAAACATTGAAGTCCTATGTGAAAGGGTTGAAGATGCTGCAATGCAGCAACCAGCGCAATTTGATGCGGTTATTTCTCGTGCATTTACCAACCTGGCACGCTTTTTAGATTTGTCATTGCCCTTCCTGAAGCCTGATGGCTTGGTATTCGCAATGAAGGCTAAGCGTGCAGACGATGAAATGAAAGATGTTTCTATGGAGGAGTGGCGCTTAGTCGCCGATGAACCCCTACATATTCCTAATTTAGCGGTGGAGCGACGCCTTTTGGTGTTGGCCCCCGTGAGAAAATCCACCCTCACCCCTTAAGTAGACCCAAAAGTAGCCATGGCAAAAATATTCTGTATCGCAAATCAAAAAGGTGGCGTTGGCAAGACCACGACTGCCGTTAATTTAGCCGCAGGCTTGGCAGGGCTCAAACAGCGGGTTTTGTTGGTTGACTTAGACCCCCAGGGCAATGCAACCATGGGTTCCGGGGTTGAAAAGGCAGATTTAAACACCAGCGTCTATCAAGTCCTGATTGGTATGGCATCTGTTAAGGAATGTGCGCAGCGTTGCGAAAGTTCGGGCTATGACGTATTGCCAGCCAATCGTGATTTAGCAGGCGCCGAAATTGAATTAGTAGATTTAGATTTACGCGAAGTGCGATTGAAGGATGCGCTTGCGCAGGTCGCCGACGACTACGATTTCATTTTGATCGATTGTCCGCCCGCTTTGTCATTGTTAACTCTTAATGGGTTGTGCGCAGCAAACGGTGTGATTGTTCCAATGCAATGCGAATATTTTGCATTGGAGGGTTTGTCTGATTTGGTGAACACCATCAAACAAGTGCACGCAAATTTAAATCCGGATTTAGTAATCATTGGTTTATTGCGCGTAATGTTTGATGCGCGCATGACATTGCAACAACAAGTCTCTGATCAGCTGCTCGAACATTTTGGCGATAAAGTTTTCAAGACCATTATTCCGCGTAACGTGCGCCTTGCCGAAGCCCCTTCTTATGGGCTTCCTGGGGTTGCCTTTGACAAGTCATCACGTGGTGCAAAAGCGTATTTAGAGTTTGGCGCTGAAATGGTTGAGCGCATCAAACATATGTAATTTGTAGAAAGAAAAAGATCATGGTTGCTATTAAGAAAAAAGGCTTAGGTAGAGGTCTTGAGGCTTTGCTTGGCGAAAAGACTCAAGCAGCAGGTTCGTCTACCGATATCAATCGTTTGCCGTTAACAGCGCTGCAAGCTGGCAAATATCAGCCACGTCAAAAAATGGAGGCAGGCGCCTTGCAAGAGCTGGCAGAAAGCATTCGCGAGCAAGGAGTGATGCAGCCGCTGTTGGTGCGTTTAGTGGCTCCAGGCAAATATGAAATTATTGCGGGCGAAAGACGTTTTCGCGCCGCAACCATTGCTGGGTTAAAAGAGGTTCCCGTTTTAGTTTCTAGTGCGGAT is a window from the Polynucleobacter sp. MWH-Aus1W21 genome containing:
- the rsmG gene encoding 16S rRNA (guanine(527)-N(7))-methyltransferase RsmG; protein product: MSEGLLALGIEDLGLELSSTNIADLELFLQEMGRWNQVHNLTAIEGEKDSIRLHLIDSIAVLPVLREFLKGRSPKIADLGSGGGLPAIPIAIVQTEWQLSLIEAIRKKTAFLQHVRGKLKLKNIEVLCERVEDAAMQQPAQFDAVISRAFTNLARFLDLSLPFLKPDGLVFAMKAKRADDEMKDVSMEEWRLVADEPLHIPNLAVERRLLVLAPVRKSTLTP
- a CDS encoding ParA family protein; amino-acid sequence: MAKIFCIANQKGGVGKTTTAVNLAAGLAGLKQRVLLVDLDPQGNATMGSGVEKADLNTSVYQVLIGMASVKECAQRCESSGYDVLPANRDLAGAEIELVDLDLREVRLKDALAQVADDYDFILIDCPPALSLLTLNGLCAANGVIVPMQCEYFALEGLSDLVNTIKQVHANLNPDLVIIGLLRVMFDARMTLQQQVSDQLLEHFGDKVFKTIIPRNVRLAEAPSYGLPGVAFDKSSRGAKAYLEFGAEMVERIKHM